The Acidimicrobiia bacterium genome includes the window CTGGTTCGGGCAAGCCTGGATGCAGTACGGGAGCGTGCCCGCGCGAACCATATCCGGGCAGAAGTCACACTTCATGACCGTCCCTTTGAGGGCCGGAACCTGCGCTTCGAGGTTGTAGCTGGCGAGATTGGCTTCGGCCGGGACCGGAGGTTCGCCCCAGTTGAAGAATCGTCGATCATACGGGCAAGCCGCCATGCAGATCCGACAACCTATGCATCGCTCCTGATCGATCAGAACGATTCCCTCCGGCGTTGAGAAGGTGGCCCCGACGGGGCAGACATTCACACAAGGCGGGTTCTGACAGTGCTGACAAGGTATCGGTACGAATCGTGTGCCTTCGCCCTCGAGTTCGTACTCGAGCACCTCGATCCACTGCATAGGCTCGGGGAGCAGGTGCCCTTCGACGCAGGCGGCGGTACATCGGGGAGGCGACCCAACGCTCTGGCATCCATCGCAATAGCGCAGGTCGATGATCATCGACCATTGTCGGATTCTCGAGAACGGAGACTGGACTTCGTCGGGGGCCTGTTGACCAGCCAGGCGCTCGAGGGCTTTCGGCACCACCCCGAGCGGTCCTAGAACGAGGGCAGAAGCACCGAACATCCGGATCGCCGCTCGGCGGTCGATCATCTGGAGGAGAATCTGGAGGTTCCCGCCCGTGGTGTCCAGAGCAACGGTCTCCTCCGGACCAGGACGCGCTCGCAACCAGACGAGCAAACCTACAAAGCCGCCCAGTCCGATGAAGACAAACAGAAACGACGAAGGGCCCACGGCGCCGGCAACGGTGACGATGAGCGAAGAACCAAGGATTGCCAGTACGAGCGGCGCTACAGAGCGGAACGATACGGCCTGCTGCCTGTCACCGCTCAAGAGCCCTCCTTTCCGGGGGACCCTTTTGCGACCAGATCTCCCGGTACCGCTCTCAACTGTTACGGAATCCTAACCGGTGCCGACCGCGCCCTGTGGAGGATTCCTAGCGTTTTCCTACCGGCGTGTCGACCAGTCGGTGAACCCTGGGATCTACCGAGAGGCGTCGATCAGTACATCTGTGGCTCGGACCGTCGCGACGGATGTCTCAGACCGGCGGCGCTAGGCGGCAGCCTGCCTGCGATGAACGGCCACCGCCACCGTTGCGGCCAGCGCCACGGCTGAGACGGCCGACACCGAAACGGCTATACGGCGCCGGAACCGGGGAATCGGCGTGCGATCGAGGCCGGCCATGACGCGCTGAACAAGGTCGGGAGGTGCGGATGCGATCTCGTCTCTCATCGCCGCAAAACCGCGTTCGATCATCTTGAACTGTGCGAAATCCGCCTGACACCGGAGGCATCGGGCGGTGTGGGCTT containing:
- a CDS encoding 4Fe-4S dicluster domain-containing protein — its product is MSGDRQQAVSFRSVAPLVLAILGSSLIVTVAGAVGPSSFLFVFIGLGGFVGLLVWLRARPGPEETVALDTTGGNLQILLQMIDRRAAIRMFGASALVLGPLGVVPKALERLAGQQAPDEVQSPFSRIRQWSMIIDLRYCDGCQSVGSPPRCTAACVEGHLLPEPMQWIEVLEYELEGEGTRFVPIPCQHCQNPPCVNVCPVGATFSTPEGIVLIDQERCIGCRICMAACPYDRRFFNWGEPPVPAEANLASYNLEAQVPALKGTVMKCDFCPDMVRAGTLPYCIQACPNQ